One Deltaproteobacteria bacterium DNA segment encodes these proteins:
- a CDS encoding DNA cytosine methyltransferase produces MRVASLFCGCGGFDLGARGDFVFLGRRYARLATQNVIAVDADAAACAIYRQNLGPVTHARVEDVRDWPAADLLIAGPPCQPFSAAGSKRGRDDARNALPALARAIDAIRPRAVLVENVPGLVERAAGRPALDEFLHAMRDLGYVESMRVIDAADFGVPQHRRRLFIALVRDAEPFTFPAPTHGPGTARSHVTVREAIADLHAPFHMGGHRRLREGERVHPKFGASARRVIADEPFPTIKAADSAAPRLIHPWFDRPLTMAELLRAQSFPDEFIVPRRTAAIGNAVPPVLAWHLVRALVRFVSSIAKRTGEEARLS; encoded by the coding sequence GTGCGCGTGGCGAGCCTGTTTTGCGGGTGCGGGGGATTCGACCTCGGGGCGCGGGGCGACTTCGTGTTTCTCGGCCGCAGGTACGCCCGCCTCGCGACGCAAAATGTCATCGCCGTCGATGCCGACGCGGCGGCGTGCGCCATCTATCGCCAAAACCTCGGCCCGGTCACGCACGCGCGTGTCGAGGACGTTCGCGACTGGCCCGCCGCCGACCTCTTGATCGCCGGGCCGCCCTGCCAGCCCTTTTCCGCCGCGGGATCGAAACGCGGCCGCGACGACGCGCGTAACGCGCTGCCCGCGCTCGCGAGGGCCATCGACGCGATCCGCCCTCGCGCGGTGCTCGTCGAAAACGTCCCGGGCCTCGTCGAGCGCGCCGCCGGGCGACCGGCGCTGGACGAATTTCTGCACGCCATGCGGGATCTGGGCTACGTCGAGTCGATGCGCGTGATCGACGCGGCGGATTTCGGCGTGCCCCAACACCGGCGGCGGCTGTTCATCGCCCTCGTGCGCGACGCCGAGCCTTTCACGTTTCCCGCGCCCACGCACGGCCCCGGCACCGCGCGGTCGCATGTCACGGTGCGCGAGGCGATTGCGGATCTCCACGCGCCGTTTCACATGGGCGGACATCGCCGACTGCGCGAGGGCGAGCGCGTGCATCCGAAATTCGGCGCGTCGGCCCGGCGCGTGATTGCCGACGAACCCTTCCCCACGATCAAGGCCGCGGACTCCGCCGCGCCACGGCTCATCCATCCGTGGTTCGACCGCCCGCTCACGATGGCCGAGCTGCTGCGCGCGCAGTCGTTTCCCGACGAATTCATCGTCCCGCGCCGCACCGCCGCGATCGGCAACGCGGTCCCGCCCGTGCTGGCGTGGCACTTGGTGCGGGCGCTTGTGCGATTTGTCAGCAGCATTGCCAAGAGAACGGGTGAAGAGGCAAGATTGAGTTAA